A part of Sediminispirochaeta bajacaliforniensis DSM 16054 genomic DNA contains:
- a CDS encoding HPr family phosphocarrier protein encodes MLEETIIVKSEEGLHTRPANKFVQLVRQLGCHVTIRKGEKEAPGTSLLKIMKMGVVRGDEVLLICDGEDEEGALDTLKRFLIEGPAGEGQS; translated from the coding sequence ATGTTGGAAGAAACAATAATCGTGAAATCAGAAGAGGGGTTACACACAAGACCCGCCAACAAATTTGTCCAGCTCGTGAGGCAGCTCGGCTGCCACGTTACTATCAGAAAGGGTGAAAAAGAGGCACCGGGTACCAGCCTTTTGAAGATCATGAAAATGGGAGTGGTCCGGGGGGATGAGGTACTTTTGATCTGCGATGGTGAGGATGAAGAAGGTGCACTGGATACACTGAAGCGCTTTCTGATAGAGGGGCCTGCAGGGGAGGGGCAATCATGA
- a CDS encoding zinc-binding dehydrogenase produces the protein MKSWGARLYGKMDIRVEPFDLPDIREDEILAKVRADTLCMSTLKAAKLGPEHKRVPADVDKHPVLVGHECAGELVQVGKRWADRYKAGDQFTIQPALNYKGSMDSPGYSYAYCGGDATYVILPPELMEVDCLLVHSVKEQFRAALAEPYSCVIGACRSLFRSDRRSHHHFMGIRNGGKMAIIGGCGPMGLAAIDYALAGPQRPQRLVVTDADDARITRAQEIFRHVAIERGIELFFINPLKEEQNEELLKNLSGGNGFDDILVMVASAPLLEQANRLLAFNGCINFFAGPTDQNFSAALNYYGVHYFDHHVIGTTGGTADDEREALELMEDGLIRPEALVSHVGGLPAVPEATLALDKLPGGKKLIYTEYDFPLFALDELSGEAEKKPWLAPLCEIVGKNGGLWSLEAEQWIFEHAPALKDDM, from the coding sequence ATGAAAAGTTGGGGAGCGCGTTTGTATGGAAAGATGGATATTCGGGTAGAGCCTTTTGATCTCCCCGACATCCGGGAGGATGAAATTCTTGCAAAGGTCAGAGCTGATACCCTTTGCATGAGCACCCTGAAAGCGGCCAAGCTCGGTCCCGAACACAAGCGGGTACCGGCCGATGTGGACAAGCACCCCGTTCTGGTGGGACATGAGTGTGCGGGAGAGCTGGTGCAGGTTGGAAAGCGATGGGCCGATCGCTACAAGGCAGGGGATCAATTCACGATCCAGCCGGCCCTCAACTACAAGGGAAGCATGGATTCCCCGGGGTATTCCTATGCCTACTGCGGAGGGGACGCGACCTATGTGATCTTGCCTCCGGAGTTGATGGAGGTGGATTGCCTGCTTGTCCATTCCGTCAAGGAGCAGTTTCGTGCTGCTCTTGCCGAGCCCTACTCCTGCGTTATCGGTGCCTGCCGCAGTCTTTTTCGCAGCGACAGGCGGTCCCATCACCACTTTATGGGGATTCGTAACGGAGGCAAGATGGCAATCATAGGAGGCTGCGGTCCCATGGGGCTGGCTGCTATCGATTACGCCCTTGCAGGCCCCCAGCGTCCTCAGCGCCTTGTCGTTACCGATGCCGATGATGCCCGAATCACCAGGGCACAGGAAATTTTTCGACACGTTGCGATCGAACGGGGCATTGAGCTTTTCTTTATCAATCCGCTTAAGGAAGAACAGAACGAAGAGCTGTTAAAAAATCTTTCCGGGGGAAACGGTTTTGATGATATCCTGGTCATGGTGGCAAGTGCTCCGCTTTTGGAACAGGCAAATCGACTGCTTGCCTTTAACGGCTGTATCAATTTTTTTGCCGGTCCGACAGATCAGAATTTCTCGGCGGCCTTGAATTATTACGGGGTCCACTACTTTGATCACCATGTGATCGGGACGACGGGTGGAACCGCGGATGATGAGCGGGAGGCCTTGGAATTGATGGAGGACGGCTTGATAAGACCAGAGGCCTTGGTCTCCCATGTCGGCGGGCTTCCTGCCGTCCCCGAGGCGACCCTTGCCCTGGATAAGCTACCCGGCGGAAAGAAACTGATCTACACGGAGTATGATTTCCCACTCTTTGCCCTCGACGAGCTTTCCGGGGAGGCGGAAAAAAAACCGTGGCTTGCGCCTCTATGTGAGATAGTCGGGAAAAACGGAGGCCTTTGGTCTTTGGAAGCGGAGCAGTGGATTTTTGAACATGCTCCGGCTTTGAAGGACGATATGTGA
- the ptsP gene encoding phosphoenolpyruvate--protein phosphotransferase, whose protein sequence is MKGVPASPGLGAGAVFLLREREVPIAGCLSIEPESELDRLVKGIGIAAAYYRKLADRIRFKVGKEDAEIFEGHLELLTGEDLEEGVRTIILSEEMAAETAVMHFAEETAEEFRQLESDYFRQRADDILDIGRRLAEAIYYGSISDPGALPDSCVVIAEQLTPSGAARLDTEKVVAIATEKGGRTSHAAILARSLCIPCVTGVPGLVEGVRSGQLVIVDGDRGVVDTDVTEAKIEEAMLRKARERRTEQERMVWSASTEARTADGSSVTIAANVGGKRDAEQAKRYGAQGVGLLRSEFIFMRYSDFPTVSQQVEEYRGVCLAVAPEHVIVRLLDCGADKPLPYATAPAEDNPFLGLRGIRYQRARSGSLDDQLIAIAKVTSEGFPIKVMIPMVISVEEVKMVRSRLKDLAPQDETMPRIGIMVETPASVMTIERLAHEIDFVSIGTNDLVQYTLAVDRGNPAVAHLYQELHPAVLHAIDRVVKVCHELAIPVGVCGDMASHPETAIALLALGVDELSASINAIPELKAACAAVSRKQLGELHGQLLSCESADQARAFITPLLASSYRRWLEVYG, encoded by the coding sequence ATGAAGGGTGTTCCCGCTTCTCCAGGGCTCGGAGCCGGTGCTGTGTTTCTTCTCAGGGAACGTGAGGTTCCCATCGCCGGTTGCCTGAGCATAGAGCCCGAGTCGGAGTTGGATCGGCTGGTAAAGGGAATCGGGATTGCCGCGGCCTATTACAGGAAACTTGCCGATCGTATCCGATTTAAGGTTGGAAAGGAGGATGCGGAGATATTCGAAGGCCATCTTGAGCTCTTAACCGGGGAAGATCTGGAAGAAGGCGTCCGAACCATCATCCTTTCCGAAGAGATGGCGGCGGAGACGGCTGTGATGCACTTTGCAGAAGAGACCGCCGAGGAGTTTCGCCAGCTTGAAAGCGATTACTTCAGGCAACGGGCCGACGATATCCTGGATATCGGAAGGCGTCTTGCCGAAGCCATCTATTATGGGTCGATCTCCGATCCCGGAGCTCTCCCTGATTCCTGCGTTGTCATTGCCGAACAACTGACTCCCTCCGGGGCCGCACGGCTTGATACCGAGAAGGTTGTGGCCATCGCTACCGAAAAAGGGGGGCGAACAAGTCATGCCGCCATTCTTGCCCGTTCCCTCTGCATCCCCTGTGTGACAGGGGTTCCCGGACTGGTGGAAGGGGTTCGCAGCGGCCAGCTTGTCATCGTCGACGGCGATAGAGGTGTAGTCGATACCGATGTGACCGAAGCGAAGATAGAAGAGGCTATGTTACGAAAGGCGCGTGAACGGCGTACGGAACAAGAGCGTATGGTATGGTCGGCCTCCACGGAAGCAAGGACAGCCGACGGCTCTTCCGTGACCATTGCCGCCAATGTCGGGGGTAAGCGGGATGCTGAACAGGCAAAACGTTATGGGGCCCAAGGGGTCGGCCTGTTACGCAGCGAATTTATCTTTATGCGTTATTCTGATTTTCCCACTGTTTCCCAACAGGTAGAGGAGTACCGAGGTGTCTGCTTGGCCGTGGCGCCGGAGCACGTTATTGTAAGGCTCTTGGATTGCGGCGCCGATAAACCCCTGCCCTATGCAACCGCTCCTGCGGAAGACAATCCCTTTCTCGGGCTTCGCGGTATCAGGTACCAGAGAGCCAGAAGCGGCTCGCTTGATGATCAGCTAATCGCCATTGCCAAGGTTACATCAGAAGGATTTCCCATTAAGGTGATGATTCCCATGGTGATCTCCGTCGAAGAGGTTAAGATGGTCCGCTCGAGGCTTAAGGACCTTGCGCCCCAGGACGAAACCATGCCGAGGATCGGCATCATGGTGGAGACCCCGGCATCCGTCATGACCATTGAGCGACTGGCCCACGAAATCGATTTCGTCAGTATCGGTACGAACGACCTTGTTCAATATACCCTTGCCGTTGATCGCGGCAATCCCGCCGTTGCCCATTTGTATCAGGAGCTTCATCCAGCGGTCCTTCATGCCATCGATCGGGTTGTGAAGGTCTGCCACGAGCTTGCGATTCCCGTCGGGGTTTGCGGAGATATGGCAAGCCATCCGGAAACTGCCATTGCCCTGCTTGCCCTCGGTGTTGATGAGCTTAGTGCAAGCATCAATGCCATCCCCGAGTTAAAAGCGGCTTGTGCGGCAGTTTCTCGGAAACAGCTTGGTGAATTACACGGGCAGCTCCTATCCTGCGAATCCGCCGATCAAGCGAGGGCTTTTATTACCCCCCTCCTTGCCTCTTCGTATCGACGGTGGTTGGAGGTCTATGGGTGA
- a CDS encoding manganese efflux pump MntP: protein MSSLLIIGIAIGLSMDAFAVSLSSGCGMPDAKPRHVIIVAASFGLFQAAMPIAGWYGGAMFRKQIEAWDHWAAFGLLTIIGVHMFLEGYKSTAYCEDPEIRPAKEILRPTRLLLLSIATSIDALAVGLSFSLAGYSIFPAAIVIGIVTFLLSALGVKAGGKLYHLLEAKAEYAGGIILIAIGMEILYTHLS, encoded by the coding sequence ATGTCGTCATTATTGATCATCGGCATAGCCATAGGCCTTTCTATGGACGCCTTTGCCGTAAGTCTTTCCAGCGGATGCGGAATGCCGGACGCAAAACCACGTCATGTCATTATCGTTGCAGCATCTTTCGGCCTTTTCCAGGCCGCAATGCCGATAGCGGGGTGGTACGGGGGAGCCATGTTCCGCAAGCAAATAGAAGCATGGGACCACTGGGCCGCCTTCGGGCTGCTAACGATCATTGGGGTCCATATGTTTCTTGAAGGGTATAAAAGCACAGCATATTGTGAAGACCCGGAGATACGTCCGGCAAAGGAGATCCTGCGTCCAACAAGACTTCTCCTTCTTTCTATCGCAACGAGTATCGATGCCCTGGCAGTAGGCCTCTCATTTTCCTTGGCCGGTTACTCCATCTTTCCTGCAGCAATTGTAATCGGAATCGTCACCTTCCTTCTTTCGGCTCTCGGGGTGAAGGCGGGGGGAAAACTCTATCATCTTCTTGAAGCCAAGGCTGAATACGCCGGAGGTATCATCCTCATTGCCATCGGCATGGAAATTCTCTACACCCACCTTTCGTGA
- a CDS encoding HTH domain-containing protein has translation MKQRVGTILKLLTANHDWVTIDKIAEESGAGVRTIHRDLQRLEHLLALRGIPLERKRGVGVRISSPLSGRLDADDLYAGLRLEVESEKRPIMILLYLITGGRWIKYGELSHTFFVSDSSVGNDLDQIELFLPRSSYLERRKGVGVRLCGDEWALRKLFTRLFPSLLPREGMGFFYPSASKQESHAPRKLLGILGIDQLARGLRDALGKAEDVLGAKFSPPSLMILFCYLFVSHRRISEGGILRDPLDVPSRMPHLPGIYIKAARSCGDLAFHRLFGETLPQGELVQLARILASGEIVQLSTPSPSLLLTDLFDAVDRIVERTLTTIEEEQGVWLHEDNELLSHLKLMIAAAIRRIVFGVPSWRPEGHQAKEDVGDPYSLTLVREFGLELSAFLSIPDFARLLSELRNAAVTLSAGVERVICRRYGGIRVRVVCFEGIGMSRYIESLVRELLPPGGMVDAAWCDPAQAAGLGKAEPSWDLVISTYPIRGFSGRLLQISGDESADIIRDRLRRTIAEIPLSTHATNLSEECSRDSSVDFSSLLRILDGFFLTVYEENDDRHLVEAAVDAVADVCLNRRQLETDFLRRESYGSLRFEDQGIRVLHCRSAGVREAKAGILRPRDARGGEVLLVLVAPAHAEQRQTKALSELVILTADSEDFCRLLKGGERSEIQSYLLRRFSDFHERWV, from the coding sequence GTGAAACAACGAGTCGGCACCATTTTAAAGCTCCTCACTGCCAATCACGATTGGGTGACGATCGATAAGATTGCAGAGGAGTCGGGGGCCGGGGTCAGGACGATTCACCGAGATCTGCAACGATTGGAACACCTCTTGGCCCTGCGGGGGATTCCCTTGGAACGGAAACGAGGGGTTGGGGTGAGAATTTCATCTCCTCTATCGGGGCGGCTGGATGCCGATGATCTCTATGCTGGGCTGCGCCTTGAGGTCGAATCCGAGAAGCGACCGATTATGATTCTCCTTTATCTCATTACCGGAGGGCGCTGGATCAAATACGGAGAACTGTCCCATACCTTTTTCGTCAGTGACTCTTCGGTGGGAAATGATCTTGATCAGATCGAATTATTTCTGCCTCGTTCAAGCTACCTTGAGCGCCGGAAAGGGGTGGGCGTTCGCCTTTGTGGAGATGAATGGGCGCTTCGCAAGCTTTTCACCCGTCTTTTTCCCAGTTTGTTGCCTCGGGAAGGCATGGGGTTCTTTTATCCCTCAGCTAGCAAACAGGAATCTCATGCACCTCGAAAGCTTCTTGGCATCCTCGGCATCGACCAGCTTGCCAGGGGCCTGCGGGATGCCCTTGGCAAAGCCGAGGATGTATTGGGCGCGAAATTCTCTCCCCCCAGTTTAATGATTCTCTTTTGCTATCTTTTCGTCTCGCATCGCCGAATTTCCGAAGGCGGTATTCTCCGAGACCCGCTGGATGTCCCGTCCCGGATGCCTCATCTGCCTGGTATCTACATAAAAGCGGCACGGTCCTGCGGTGATTTGGCGTTTCACCGTTTATTTGGAGAGACCCTTCCCCAGGGCGAACTTGTTCAGCTTGCGCGTATCCTCGCCTCAGGAGAGATCGTTCAGCTTTCCACGCCTTCCCCGTCACTGTTGCTTACCGATCTTTTCGATGCTGTCGATCGTATCGTAGAGAGAACCCTTACCACTATTGAAGAGGAGCAGGGAGTATGGCTTCACGAGGATAACGAATTGCTTTCCCATCTTAAGTTGATGATTGCCGCTGCAATCAGACGCATCGTTTTTGGCGTACCTTCTTGGCGCCCGGAGGGACATCAGGCAAAAGAAGATGTCGGAGATCCCTATTCCCTGACCCTGGTACGGGAGTTCGGCCTTGAGCTTTCCGCCTTCCTTTCTATTCCCGATTTTGCACGACTTTTGTCCGAGCTTCGGAATGCAGCTGTCACCCTCTCCGCAGGGGTCGAACGGGTGATATGCCGCCGTTATGGTGGTATCCGTGTGAGGGTTGTTTGCTTCGAAGGCATTGGTATGTCCCGATATATTGAAAGCCTCGTACGTGAGTTGTTGCCTCCCGGGGGGATGGTTGATGCAGCCTGGTGTGATCCCGCACAGGCAGCCGGACTTGGAAAGGCTGAACCTTCCTGGGATTTGGTGATCTCTACCTATCCCATACGCGGATTTTCCGGTCGCTTGTTGCAGATATCCGGGGATGAAAGCGCTGATATTATCCGCGATCGCCTGCGCCGTACCATTGCGGAAATCCCCCTTTCTACGCATGCGACAAACCTTTCCGAAGAGTGCAGCAGGGATTCTTCGGTCGACTTTTCATCCCTTCTTCGGATTCTCGACGGCTTTTTTCTTACCGTATATGAAGAAAATGACGATCGGCATCTTGTCGAAGCCGCCGTTGATGCGGTAGCCGATGTCTGTCTGAATAGGCGACAGCTGGAAACGGATTTTTTGCGAAGGGAATCCTATGGTTCGTTGCGATTTGAAGATCAGGGAATCAGGGTTCTCCATTGCCGCTCGGCCGGGGTCCGTGAAGCAAAGGCCGGTATTCTCCGGCCTCGTGATGCAAGGGGGGGAGAAGTGTTGCTGGTACTTGTTGCTCCTGCCCATGCCGAGCAGCGGCAGACGAAAGCCCTATCGGAATTGGTTATTCTGACTGCCGATTCAGAAGATTTTTGCCGCTTGCTCAAAGGCGGTGAACGATCCGAAATCCAATCCTATCTCCTGCGGCGCTTTAGTGATTTTCACGAAAGGTGGGTGTAG
- a CDS encoding PTS sugar transporter subunit IIA: protein MPSFVQRLVDAGTVATGVAARDWEEAIRSGGNMMVDAGLCESRYIDAIIENHKNFGPYFIVAPGIAMPHAKPENGVLKTGYAFVMLHTPVAFGDEENDPVDMLIFAGAINREEHNEEVVAQVAELCDSDEYIGRLRASSNRDEVIAVLKDFDRAFQAGELE, encoded by the coding sequence ATGCCGTCATTTGTTCAGAGACTTGTCGATGCCGGAACCGTTGCCACCGGTGTTGCTGCAAGAGATTGGGAAGAGGCAATCAGATCGGGAGGGAACATGATGGTCGATGCAGGACTTTGCGAGAGTCGCTATATCGACGCCATCATCGAAAACCATAAAAACTTTGGCCCCTATTTTATCGTGGCGCCTGGAATTGCCATGCCCCATGCAAAGCCGGAAAACGGCGTTTTGAAAACAGGGTACGCCTTTGTCATGCTCCATACACCGGTAGCGTTCGGGGATGAGGAGAACGATCCTGTCGATATGTTGATTTTCGCCGGGGCGATAAATAGGGAAGAGCACAACGAAGAGGTGGTTGCCCAGGTTGCGGAACTCTGCGACAGCGACGAATACATAGGACGACTGCGGGCTTCTTCCAATCGGGACGAGGTGATTGCCGTTTTAAAAGATTTTGATCGGGCTTTTCAGGCCGGGGAGTTGGAATGA
- a CDS encoding PfkB family carbohydrate kinase codes for MAGPRFFAVGVSPALSRVVRIPSLRAESVIRAIDYIEAAAGKAANSCRVASQLGASPLLLSPLGDESLDYYRQMAEADGIRLDAVPYPGRTRWAVTLIDQEKVEKGQEAATELIIGEANPVPAWLGKELLERGLGHLPSSDLCLIAGSRPRTIGRQVLESIARRAVTLGLPLFLDMTGGDMLAVLGAVAEATEERSKEKDSRVVVKVNGKEFEESFGAGPDVKGALAVEAQRRGCSFVVTRGAKSVLYYDLRKERGGELPVATTLPMNPIGSGDTFLAALALSLTTGADFPSAVAHAAEMASLNTRFLRPGTIVAP; via the coding sequence ATGGCCGGACCGAGATTCTTTGCTGTAGGGGTGAGTCCCGCTCTTTCCAGAGTGGTGAGAATCCCCTCCCTGAGGGCCGAGAGCGTAATCAGGGCGATTGACTATATCGAGGCTGCCGCAGGGAAGGCTGCGAACAGCTGTCGAGTCGCCTCTCAATTGGGGGCCTCTCCCTTATTGCTTTCTCCCCTCGGGGATGAGAGCCTTGATTACTATAGGCAGATGGCGGAGGCCGATGGAATTCGCCTTGATGCCGTGCCCTACCCGGGAAGGACGCGTTGGGCCGTTACCCTGATCGATCAGGAAAAGGTAGAAAAAGGGCAAGAGGCTGCAACTGAACTGATCATTGGTGAAGCGAACCCCGTACCCGCTTGGCTAGGCAAAGAACTTTTGGAGCGCGGGCTCGGCCACCTTCCCTCAAGTGATCTCTGTTTGATTGCCGGCAGCCGTCCCCGAACTATTGGGCGGCAGGTTCTGGAGTCTATTGCTCGTCGGGCCGTCACACTCGGTCTTCCCCTTTTCCTCGATATGACCGGTGGCGATATGCTTGCCGTGCTTGGCGCAGTTGCCGAGGCAACAGAAGAGAGATCCAAGGAAAAAGATTCCCGAGTCGTCGTAAAGGTAAACGGGAAGGAATTTGAAGAAAGCTTCGGCGCCGGGCCCGATGTAAAAGGTGCTCTTGCCGTTGAGGCACAGCGTCGAGGCTGTTCTTTTGTCGTCACAAGAGGGGCCAAGTCCGTCCTCTACTATGACCTGAGAAAAGAGCGGGGCGGAGAGCTCCCTGTTGCCACAACCCTGCCTATGAATCCTATTGGGAGCGGAGACACCTTTCTTGCAGCTCTCGCTCTTTCGCTGACGACCGGAGCCGATTTCCCTTCCGCTGTTGCTCATGCGGCGGAAATGGCGTCGCTCAATACCCGGTTTCTCAGACCGGGCACCATTGTTGCTCCATGA